In one window of Aceticella autotrophica DNA:
- a CDS encoding amidase domain-containing protein — MWFLVVAFIIYSVGIKSNVFKAVDNDLKYQGEIANFIKQWIVNNWSYYYHVNNVDVEIIDFKKSGDKIEGIAKICVTKVLKAQKVSELPYIKGMLRKTNMSNYDDQLQKEYKINKVASANKGIFTKEEAQRAVKILDDKYSELKGYIGVPDESYMILKYEAELKGNNIGKNAIKLYAEQMNTFVPAEELIPKSPAEYENAGYKEMKNKLIEEETFTVTVLYPYYDRLKARDYANTWTSNATTYCPHNIALQDISKWNNAKWPYYDCFCHNDCADYVSQALNAGGIPVDPGKWERLKDSNNNWAWTYVPGLKNYMLNQKGYWKISTWESAAAGGVIVIPDSHVMMIVKNDTVERLFSAHTNDRLKYPYGINTTWEYYVLWE; from the coding sequence GTGTGGTTTTTAGTAGTAGCTTTTATTATCTATAGTGTTGGAATTAAAAGTAATGTTTTTAAAGCAGTAGACAATGACCTCAAATATCAGGGGGAAATAGCAAATTTTATTAAACAATGGATTGTAAATAATTGGTCCTATTATTATCATGTAAATAATGTAGATGTTGAAATTATTGATTTTAAAAAGTCCGGAGATAAAATTGAAGGAATTGCTAAAATATGTGTTACTAAAGTATTGAAAGCACAGAAAGTTAGTGAATTACCCTATATCAAAGGAATGTTGAGAAAGACCAATATGTCCAATTATGATGATCAACTTCAAAAGGAGTATAAAATCAATAAAGTAGCAAGTGCTAATAAAGGGATATTTACAAAGGAAGAAGCACAGAGAGCAGTAAAAATCTTAGATGACAAATACTCAGAACTTAAAGGATATATTGGGGTTCCTGATGAATCGTATATGATATTAAAATATGAGGCAGAACTTAAAGGAAATAATATTGGAAAAAATGCGATAAAGTTATATGCAGAACAGATGAATACGTTTGTACCGGCAGAAGAATTGATTCCAAAATCCCCTGCAGAATATGAAAATGCAGGATATAAAGAGATGAAGAACAAATTAATTGAAGAAGAAACTTTTACAGTAACAGTTTTATATCCTTATTATGATAGGCTCAAAGCAAGAGATTATGCGAATACTTGGACCTCAAATGCAACTACTTATTGTCCCCATAATATTGCATTACAGGATATTAGTAAATGGAATAATGCTAAATGGCCATATTATGATTGCTTCTGCCATAATGATTGTGCAGATTATGTTTCTCAAGCACTAAATGCTGGTGGTATACCTGTTGATCCTGGTAAATGGGAGAGATTGAAAGATAGCAATAATAATTGGGCATGGACATATGTTCCTGGTTTAAAAAATTATATGCTTAATCAAAAAGGATATTGGAAAATATCAACGTGGGAAAGTGCAGCAGCAGGCGGTGTTATTGTGATCCCAGATTCGCATGTAATGATGATTGTAAAAAACGATACGGTTGAAAGGCTATTTAGTGCACATACTAATGATCGTTTGAAATATCCGTATGGGATAAATACAACATGGGAATATTACGTGCTTTGGGAATAA
- a CDS encoding helix-turn-helix domain-containing protein, with the protein MEECEKLFEIILKAKQGDKEAIEEIIKLFEPLIIGSIRGADEEIKKELKQDLIEVIIRAVKNFEIK; encoded by the coding sequence ATGGAGGAATGTGAAAAGCTTTTTGAAATTATTTTGAAAGCAAAACAAGGGGATAAGGAGGCCATAGAGGAAATAATAAAGCTTTTTGAGCCCTTGATAATTGGCAGTATAAGAGGTGCAGATGAAGAAATAAAAAAAGAGTTAAAACAGGATTTAATCGAGGTTATAATAAGAGCAGTAAAGAATTTTGAGATAAAATGA
- a CDS encoding RNA polymerase sigma factor — MKENDVEFTFIGYLDRYVKLESIKLKKKYQEVKYRELLILDAPRNNGNSESKEEVVDNITYSYIAFEDEVIDKCMLSKYKELLEPEEFEVLILNIVEGVSQKEIAVMLNKTQSYVSKKKKKAFRKLEKFIKEV, encoded by the coding sequence ATGAAGGAAAATGATGTAGAATTCACTTTTATTGGGTATTTAGATAGATATGTTAAGTTAGAATCTATAAAGCTTAAGAAGAAATATCAAGAAGTAAAATATAGGGAACTTTTAATATTGGATGCACCAAGAAATAATGGGAATAGTGAGAGTAAAGAAGAGGTAGTTGATAACATCACATACAGTTATATCGCATTTGAGGATGAGGTAATAGATAAATGTATGCTTTCAAAATATAAAGAATTACTTGAACCAGAGGAATTTGAGGTATTAATACTAAATATTGTAGAAGGCGTATCTCAAAAAGAAATTGCAGTAATGCTCAATAAAACACAGTCCTATGTAAGTAAAAAGAAGAAAAAAGCCTTTAGAAAATTGGAAAAATTTATTAAGGAAGTTTGA
- the istA gene encoding IS21 family transposase gives MKYLEKDDFNQTLGRKEGDKRGRPRKIEPVKPIIYRWLEEDKTAPVKQRHTAKKIYFRLKEEHAELLNVGYRTIAYYVAKRKKEVYKDEEGYIPLEHPKGEAQVDFGQAIFYEKGKRIEGHYLNMTFPYSNGGYTLLFKGENQECLLEGMKRIFEYIEHVPYKIWFDNLSAAVIMGKNKERKLVEQFEKFALHYGFEANFCNPNSGHEKGNVENKVGYHRRNLFVPIPHFENIDEYNKELLKLSDIDMKREHYKKGELIENLLEEEKEFMFKLPEKEFEVCRIKTVITDKYGKAEYETNLYSTSPVYAGEEVIVKATADKVIIMNKDFRTIVTHERIYDKYKESMKWYPYLKALARRPKAIKYTKFFNELPDVWKDYIDNQDNEGKKHSIKALMKMIEGDEHLGLINATIAIEETLNNEVKDIDSIIATYYRIKNMGNRETTRKNRYLKQAGFDVIKTFDDYKFDYIEIPSSITMDALKSYEQYESQVL, from the coding sequence ATGAAATATCTTGAAAAAGATGATTTTAATCAAACCCTTGGTAGAAAAGAAGGAGATAAAAGAGGACGACCACGAAAGATTGAACCAGTAAAACCAATCATTTATAGGTGGTTGGAGGAAGATAAAACGGCTCCAGTTAAGCAAAGGCATACAGCAAAGAAGATTTATTTTAGATTAAAAGAAGAACATGCAGAACTTCTTAATGTAGGTTATAGAACAATTGCATATTATGTTGCTAAAAGGAAGAAAGAAGTTTACAAAGATGAAGAAGGATATATTCCTCTTGAACATCCTAAAGGTGAGGCACAAGTTGATTTTGGGCAGGCTATTTTTTACGAGAAAGGAAAAAGAATTGAAGGACATTATTTAAACATGACTTTTCCATATAGCAATGGTGGATATACTCTTCTTTTTAAGGGTGAAAATCAGGAATGTCTATTAGAAGGGATGAAGAGAATATTTGAATATATAGAGCATGTTCCATATAAAATATGGTTTGATAATCTTTCTGCTGCAGTAATAATGGGGAAAAATAAAGAGAGGAAATTAGTAGAACAATTTGAAAAGTTTGCACTGCATTATGGATTTGAAGCCAATTTTTGCAATCCAAATAGCGGCCATGAAAAAGGGAATGTTGAAAATAAAGTAGGATATCATAGAAGAAATTTGTTTGTTCCAATTCCCCATTTTGAAAATATTGATGAATACAATAAAGAATTACTTAAGCTTTCTGACATTGATATGAAAAGAGAACACTACAAAAAAGGTGAACTAATCGAAAATCTGCTTGAAGAAGAGAAAGAATTTATGTTTAAACTTCCTGAAAAGGAATTTGAGGTTTGCAGAATAAAAACAGTAATAACAGACAAATATGGAAAGGCTGAATATGAGACAAATCTTTACTCAACATCGCCAGTTTATGCGGGTGAAGAAGTTATTGTAAAAGCAACAGCTGACAAAGTGATAATAATGAACAAGGATTTTAGAACAATAGTAACACATGAAAGAATTTATGATAAGTATAAAGAATCTATGAAGTGGTATCCTTACCTTAAAGCTCTGGCAAGAAGGCCTAAGGCAATAAAATATACAAAATTTTTCAACGAGTTGCCTGATGTTTGGAAGGATTATATAGATAATCAAGATAATGAAGGTAAAAAACATAGTATAAAAGCACTTATGAAAATGATAGAAGGAGATGAACATTTAGGATTAATAAATGCAACGATAGCAATTGAAGAAACCTTAAATAATGAGGTCAAAGACATAGACAGTATTATTGCAACATACTATCGTATTAAAAACATGGGAAATAGAGAAACTACAAGAAAAAATAGATACCTAAAACAAGCAGGATTTGATGTTATTAAGACCTTTGATGACTATAAATTTGACTATATTGAGATACCTTCAAGTATAACAATGGATGCACTTAAAAGTTATGAACAATATGAAAGTCAAGTTCTTTAG
- a CDS encoding ATP-binding protein, with protein sequence MNNMKVKFFRTAALVNELIDAKSNGTLKKLLKQIEQIDLLICDEWGYIPIDIEKAKLLYQVIAGCYEKKSIILTTNLEFSKWNSIFFDEKLTNAILDRMVHHSHLLIFDGPSWRLQNSLMKYN encoded by the coding sequence ATGAACAATATGAAAGTCAAGTTCTTTAGAACAGCTGCCTTAGTAAATGAGCTAATAGATGCAAAAAGCAATGGCACATTGAAAAAATTATTAAAACAGATTGAGCAGATAGACCTATTGATATGCGATGAATGGGGTTATATCCCAATTGATATTGAAAAAGCCAAGCTATTATACCAGGTTATAGCAGGATGTTATGAGAAAAAGAGCATAATATTAACCACAAACCTTGAATTTAGTAAATGGAATAGCATCTTTTTCGATGAAAAGCTAACAAATGCTATACTTGATAGGATGGTCCATCACAGTCATTTACTAATATTTGATGGACCAAGTTGGAGGCTTCAAAATTCATTGATGAAATACAATTAA
- a CDS encoding zinc-ribbon domain-containing protein, which translates to MYCLKCGHEINEDEKFCSFCGTPVDGNSSNLKAVPKVKTNYVIKIDKKFLYIIPVVLVLIVAYFITKSFYGPYTPEILQEKFSKALATHDVATILSLIDNNELSNKNSVEAFVNNMDDNTISQYVSAINSNVQELKYNNNTSYTNASNNFLYLIKKRTFFGDVWKVHINPVTIKTQPIPMDNISFNIGKLKSNNGAITNLFPSSYKVDLAISNDFTKADIKTDIEIEDILYNSQKAYTYIYSIDLKNLYNGKKLVLENPDNVSDLSIKLNGKQVGLNRNANTEIYPVPESLDLEVNATVLGVHISEKGKIDTSMDNNWVSEFIKRGVAKHALNILYNASVSWTKANNDGNPSELTDANPNGQYYTDAASHIESAPVKTQFIKVIVDPKSVRIDSDALYINDTEYYNDKNGQNIANWTYKLQQIPNKQEWWILEDSSSFEKLNDNTGEFTKSAV; encoded by the coding sequence ATGTATTGTTTAAAATGTGGTCATGAAATAAATGAAGATGAAAAATTTTGTAGTTTTTGTGGCACACCTGTCGATGGTAATTCTAGTAATTTAAAAGCTGTTCCGAAAGTTAAGACTAATTATGTTATAAAAATAGATAAAAAATTTTTATACATAATACCTGTAGTCTTAGTTTTAATTGTAGCATATTTTATTACAAAATCATTTTATGGACCATATACACCGGAGATTTTACAGGAAAAATTTTCTAAAGCATTGGCAACACACGATGTCGCAACAATTTTAAGCCTTATTGATAATAATGAATTATCAAATAAAAATTCTGTAGAAGCATTTGTGAATAATATGGATGATAATACAATATCACAATATGTAAGTGCTATTAATAGTAATGTACAAGAATTAAAGTACAATAATAATACATCATATACAAATGCATCTAATAATTTTTTGTATCTCATTAAGAAAAGGACTTTCTTTGGAGATGTATGGAAAGTTCACATTAACCCAGTTACAATAAAAACGCAGCCTATTCCTATGGATAATATTTCATTTAATATTGGCAAACTTAAAAGCAATAATGGTGCTATAACAAATTTATTTCCTTCGTCTTATAAAGTGGATTTAGCTATTTCTAATGATTTTACAAAAGCCGACATTAAAACAGACATAGAAATAGAAGATATATTGTATAATTCTCAAAAGGCTTATACCTACATATATAGTATCGACTTGAAAAATTTATATAATGGGAAAAAATTAGTTTTAGAAAATCCCGATAATGTTTCCGACCTTTCTATTAAATTAAATGGAAAACAAGTTGGATTAAATAGAAATGCAAATACAGAAATTTATCCTGTTCCTGAGTCTTTAGATTTAGAAGTAAATGCAACTGTATTAGGTGTACATATAAGTGAAAAAGGTAAAATAGACACATCAATGGATAATAATTGGGTATCAGAATTTATAAAACGAGGAGTTGCAAAACACGCATTAAATATACTCTATAATGCATCAGTTTCTTGGACAAAAGCAAATAATGATGGCAATCCATCTGAGCTGACAGATGCAAATCCAAATGGACAATATTATACAGATGCTGCATCACATATAGAAAGTGCACCGGTTAAAACTCAATTTATTAAAGTCATAGTTGACCCTAAAAGTGTAAGAATTGATAGCGATGCATTATATATAAACGATACAGAATATTATAATGATAAAAATGGTCAAAATATTGCTAACTGGACTTATAAACTTCAGCAAATACCTAATAAACAAGAATGGTGGATATTGGAAGATTCAAGTAGTTTCGAAAAATTAAATGACAATACAGGTGAATTCACAAAATCGGCAGTATAA
- a CDS encoding zinc ribbon domain-containing protein, producing MKCPNCNADIRDDAMYCPHCGSKVSDSSSTASSNVETITNEKYINLGSFDISKITELIKNPYASLSLNEEKNLNYGIFGFISSIIALYLWFLGIMAGVSTNTFYLVSIGINYFQLLIASILTVLFISLSPYIISLWLGTIKVPFKRAFLLNGAVQYIFAILFILCAVLAFVDIYISFIIFFITFITYIIYIIMLNSELFQIKDSRKLFAIFASVAIYLFLFRLALNQILIYIMSNISNLFRL from the coding sequence ATGAAATGTCCAAATTGTAATGCTGACATTAGAGATGACGCAATGTATTGCCCTCATTGTGGTTCTAAAGTAAGTGATAGTAGTTCAACAGCATCATCAAACGTCGAAACTATAACAAATGAAAAGTATATCAATTTAGGCAGTTTCGATATAAGTAAAATAACTGAACTTATAAAAAATCCTTATGCAAGTTTATCTCTAAATGAAGAAAAAAATTTAAATTATGGTATTTTTGGTTTCATATCGTCTATAATTGCTTTATATTTATGGTTTTTAGGTATCATGGCTGGTGTGAGCACTAACACATTTTATCTTGTTTCTATAGGCATAAATTATTTTCAATTATTAATCGCTTCTATCTTGACAGTATTATTTATTTCTTTATCACCATATATAATTTCCTTGTGGCTTGGTACAATAAAAGTCCCATTTAAAAGAGCATTTTTGTTAAATGGCGCGGTACAATATATATTTGCAATATTATTTATATTATGTGCAGTACTGGCTTTTGTTGATATCTATATATCATTTATTATTTTTTTTATAACATTTATTACATATATAATTTATATAATAATGCTCAATAGTGAATTATTTCAAATCAAGGATAGTAGAAAATTATTTGCTATATTTGCTTCTGTTGCAATTTATCTGTTCCTTTTCAGATTGGCTTTAAATCAAATTTTAATCTACATAATGTCAAACATTTCTAATCTTTTTAGACTATAA
- a CDS encoding RCC1 domain-containing protein, whose translation MQNVKKEIVIIVLTSILIFTLTGCTKGTTLNIPNLKDNNASSTPDLKQKTTANSNNSCLTTSNIVSTGYAHTAALKKDGTVWAWGDNVFGQLGDGTTTSSSTPLQVFSVK comes from the coding sequence TTGCAAAATGTTAAAAAAGAAATTGTTATTATTGTTTTAACATCTATTTTAATATTTACACTTACAGGTTGTACAAAAGGCACGACACTTAATATACCCAATTTAAAAGATAATAATGCAAGTTCAACCCCTGACTTAAAACAAAAAACAACAGCGAATTCAAACAATTCATGTTTGACAACATCGAATATAGTATCAACAGGATATGCACATACAGCAGCATTGAAGAAAGACGGTACGGTTTGGGCTTGGGGAGATAATGTATTCGGTCAATTAGGCGATGGAACAACAACAAGTAGTTCTACACCTCTACAGGTGTTTAGTGTAAAATAA
- a CDS encoding DUF6431 domain-containing protein: MIIIAFPIKNIHEYIENKSYLYIDTPSGCPNCNYNGKLHRHGYYCRGVFIDNNCIDITIARVICPVCHKTHALIPDFLVPYFIYPLSVILTSLKKIFIDGHGTTYVADEIIKEFNLSFVKQQNISYFKMRFLSIMNYIHSFFANFQEYIETMNSLSPKTLISNIYKYTKEKVKFNLHYFDLMKVHFFKKV; encoded by the coding sequence ATGATAATTATAGCCTTTCCAATTAAAAATATACATGAATATATCGAAAATAAATCATATTTGTACATAGATACACCATCTGGATGCCCTAATTGCAATTACAACGGTAAATTGCACAGGCATGGCTATTACTGCAGGGGTGTCTTTATCGACAATAATTGCATAGATATTACCATAGCAAGAGTTATTTGTCCTGTATGCCATAAAACACATGCTTTAATACCGGACTTTTTAGTGCCATATTTCATCTATCCTTTATCTGTTATTCTAACTTCCTTGAAAAAAATATTTATCGATGGACATGGCACTACATATGTTGCTGATGAGATCATTAAAGAGTTTAATTTGTCTTTTGTGAAACAGCAAAATATCAGTTATTTCAAAATGAGATTTCTCTCGATTATGAATTATATTCACAGCTTTTTTGCTAATTTTCAAGAATACATTGAAACAATGAACAGTTTATCACCTAAAACTTTGATAAGCAATATTTATAAATATACAAAAGAAAAGGTAAAGTTTAATTTACACTATTTTGATTTGATGAAAGTACATTTTTTCAAAAAAGTTTAG
- a CDS encoding DDE-type integrase/transposase/recombinase → MDNDVKQKIAYFKFSLIAPLINENYTQETAKEYMEVITSKVYDVPSLGKREFSPNTIKTWLYCYRKYGFEGLYPKSRCDKGASRVLTDDIKAYIKNLKVDNPRRSAKSIYQELLVKKFIDLDKVSLSTIQRYLRKTKISTSALNTKDRRAFEMEYPNDCWQSDISMGPYLVINGKKIKTYLIAFLDDSSRLITHAEFYETDNVISLIDAYKKAVSKRGVPKKLFVDNGKVFQSEQLHLICASLGTSLCYAEPYSPESKGKIERFFRTLKDQWMYGFDWQKISSIDELNENLNKYIEGIYHQTVHSSINMKPIEKFIKYTDTMKFIDSKEEIDNIFLYRVKRRVIKDATVSIEKVKFEVPMQYIGDYVNIRYYPKSLDKAYIFSEDGKLLQTIHPVNKIDNSKIRRKEIDFSL, encoded by the coding sequence ATGGATAATGATGTTAAACAAAAAATTGCTTATTTTAAATTTTCTTTGATAGCACCGCTTATCAATGAAAATTACACTCAGGAAACAGCAAAAGAATATATGGAGGTTATTACTTCTAAGGTTTATGATGTGCCTTCGTTAGGTAAAAGAGAATTTTCTCCTAATACAATTAAGACATGGCTTTACTGTTACAGAAAATATGGATTTGAAGGTCTATATCCTAAAAGCAGATGCGACAAAGGTGCTTCAAGAGTTTTAACTGATGACATTAAAGCCTATATTAAGAATCTAAAAGTTGATAATCCAAGAAGATCAGCTAAGTCAATCTATCAGGAACTTTTAGTTAAAAAGTTTATTGACCTTGATAAGGTATCCTTATCTACAATCCAAAGATATCTTCGAAAAACTAAAATATCTACATCAGCATTGAATACAAAAGACAGGAGAGCTTTTGAAATGGAGTATCCTAATGACTGCTGGCAATCTGATATATCTATGGGTCCATACTTAGTTATTAACGGCAAGAAGATTAAGACATACCTTATTGCTTTTCTGGATGATTCATCAAGGTTAATAACACATGCAGAATTTTATGAGACAGATAATGTCATATCACTTATTGATGCATACAAAAAAGCTGTTTCAAAAAGAGGTGTTCCTAAAAAACTATTTGTTGATAACGGCAAGGTATTCCAAAGCGAACAATTGCATTTAATATGTGCATCATTAGGAACGTCTTTATGTTATGCTGAACCGTATTCGCCAGAATCGAAAGGAAAAATTGAAAGGTTTTTCAGAACATTAAAAGACCAATGGATGTATGGATTTGATTGGCAGAAAATATCTTCCATAGACGAATTGAATGAGAACTTGAATAAATATATTGAAGGAATATACCATCAAACAGTACATTCATCAATAAATATGAAGCCCATAGAGAAATTCATTAAATATACTGACACGATGAAATTCATAGATTCTAAAGAAGAGATTGATAACATATTTCTCTATAGAGTCAAAAGGCGTGTAATTAAAGATGCCACAGTATCAATAGAAAAAGTCAAATTTGAAGTGCCAATGCAGTATATCGGTGATTATGTAAATATACGATATTATCCAAAATCACTTGATAAAGCATATATTTTTAGTGAAGACGGCAAACTCTTGCAAACAATACATCCCGTAAACAAAATTGATAATTCTAAGATAAGAAGAAAAGAAATAGACTTTTCTTTGTAA
- a CDS encoding ExeA family protein: MKKEGKTMFNVYYGLTFNPFSKECDVKYHYKSQDYIQAMSRLEFLKDKKGFGLITGDPGSGKSYTLKCFVNSLNPNMYKVVYIPISTLTVMDFYKYLSDGLGLIPKHRKCDMFRQIQDVILSYHSKNITPVIIVDEAQFISNSILDDLRIIFNFDMDTKNYALLILSGQTQLIIQLNRQAHEALRQRIVLNYSFKGLNKDETKEYITSRLKCANCNETIFTDDAIELIYSSTNGYLRKINLLAEMSMILGAKESQKTINGELVFRAQSDINITE, encoded by the coding sequence ATGAAGAAAGAAGGAAAAACAATGTTCAATGTATATTATGGATTAACTTTTAATCCATTTTCTAAAGAATGTGATGTAAAATATCACTACAAATCACAGGATTATATACAAGCAATGAGCAGATTAGAATTTTTAAAAGACAAAAAAGGATTTGGGCTAATAACAGGAGATCCTGGATCTGGTAAGTCATATACACTAAAATGCTTTGTAAATTCTTTAAATCCTAATATGTACAAGGTTGTATACATACCGATATCAACGCTTACAGTTATGGATTTTTACAAGTATTTGTCCGACGGCCTCGGATTAATACCGAAGCATAGAAAATGCGATATGTTTCGCCAGATACAGGATGTAATATTAAGCTATCATTCAAAAAACATAACTCCCGTTATCATCGTTGATGAGGCTCAGTTCATAAGCAACTCAATCCTTGATGATTTACGCATTATATTTAATTTTGACATGGACACAAAAAATTATGCATTACTTATATTATCAGGACAGACACAATTAATTATACAGTTGAATAGACAAGCACATGAAGCATTAAGGCAGCGAATAGTTTTAAATTATTCATTTAAGGGTTTAAACAAAGATGAAACAAAAGAATATATAACATCCAGATTAAAATGTGCAAACTGCAATGAAACAATATTTACTGATGACGCAATTGAATTAATATATTCAAGCACAAATGGATATTTAAGAAAAATTAATTTACTTGCAGAAATGTCAATGATATTAGGAGCTAAAGAAAGTCAAAAAACTATAAATGGCGAGCTAGTATTTAGAGCTCAAAGCGATATAAATATTACAGAGTAA
- a CDS encoding RCC1 domain-containing protein encodes MLKKKLLLLLLTSILIFTLTGCTKGTTNIVSTGVGHTAALKKDGTVWAWGDNESGQLGDGTTTNSFTPVQVKGISDVIAVSAGYVYTAALKKDGTVWAWGDNESGQLSDGTTTNSFTPVQVKGIRDVIAVSTEYAHTAALKKDGTVWAWGDNKAGQLGDGTTTNSSTPVQVKGIRDVIAVSAGGGHTAALKKDGTVWAWGWNEYGQLGDGTTTNSSTPVQVKGISDVIAVSAGGGHTAALKKDGTVWAWGWNGYGQLGDGTTRYGQFGDGTTTNSFTPIQVKGISDVIAVSAGYAHTAALKKDGTVWAWGWNGSGQLGDGTTTSTTYSFTPVQVKGISDVIAVSAGYTYTAALKKDGTVWAWGGNESGQLGDGTTTNSSTPVQVFNVK; translated from the coding sequence ATGTTAAAAAAGAAATTGTTATTATTGCTTTTAACATCTATTTTAATATTTACACTTACAGGTTGTACAAAAGGCACGACGAATATAGTATCAACAGGAGTTGGACATACAGCAGCATTGAAGAAAGACGGTACGGTTTGGGCTTGGGGAGATAATGAATCCGGTCAATTAGGCGATGGAACAACAACAAATAGTTTTACACCCGTACAGGTAAAGGGCATAAGCGATGTAATAGCCGTATCAGCAGGATATGTATATACAGCAGCATTGAAGAAAGACGGTACGGTTTGGGCTTGGGGAGATAATGAATCCGGTCAATTAAGCGATGGAACAACAACAAATAGTTTTACACCCGTACAGGTAAAGGGCATAAGAGATGTAATAGCCGTATCAACAGAATATGCACATACAGCAGCATTGAAGAAAGACGGTACGGTTTGGGCTTGGGGAGATAATAAAGCCGGTCAATTAGGCGATGGAACAACAACAAATAGTTCTACACCCGTACAGGTAAAGGGCATAAGAGATGTAATAGCCGTATCAGCAGGAGGTGGACATACAGCAGCATTGAAGAAAGACGGTACGGTTTGGGCTTGGGGATGGAATGAATACGGTCAATTAGGCGATGGAACAACAACAAATAGTTCTACACCCGTACAGGTAAAGGGCATAAGCGATGTAATAGCCGTATCAGCAGGAGGTGGACATACAGCAGCATTGAAGAAAGACGGTACGGTTTGGGCTTGGGGATGGAATGGATACGGTCAATTAGGCGATGGAACAACAAGATACGGTCAATTTGGCGATGGGACAACAACAAATAGTTTTACACCCATACAGGTAAAGGGCATAAGCGATGTAATAGCCGTATCAGCAGGATATGCACATACAGCAGCATTGAAGAAAGACGGTACGGTTTGGGCTTGGGGATGGAATGGATCCGGTCAATTAGGCGATGGAACAACAACATCAACAACATATAGTTTTACACCCGTACAGGTAAAGGGCATAAGCGATGTAATAGCCGTATCAGCAGGATATACATATACAGCAGCATTGAAGAAAGACGGTACGGTTTGGGCTTGGGGAGGTAATGAATCCGGTCAATTAGGCGATGGAACAACAACAAATAGTTCTACACCCGTACAGGTGTTTAATGTAAAATAA